One Zymoseptoria tritici IPO323 chromosome 3, whole genome shotgun sequence genomic region harbors:
- a CDS encoding putative multicopper oxidase, type 1 (Shows sequence similarity to FET3 and FET5 of S. cerevisiae. These proteins are ferroxidases involved in iron uptake.): protein MKLLTSLAAIVSVSQAFVLPAERLSSELSTIEERQTADPECVHGPQTRRCWSGGYSVATDFDLKHPETTVTRSYTLTITNSTCNPDGNGERLCQLINGQYPGPTITADWGDLLSIKIINKLEDNGTAIHFHGVRQLNTCGADGVPGITQCPIAPGAEFTYLFRATQFGTSWYHSHFSNQYGDGVVGAMVFNGPATSNYDVDLGPYSLTDWYYATAFETSMQSMISLQTQGGPPKANNILINGTNKNAAGGGAYNEVTITKGKKYRLRLINMSVDQYMRVSLDGHKMTVMTSDFVPIKPYVTETLLIAIGQRYDVIITANQTAGSYFFRVDPAADCFAANDHFGRAIWTYSDVSPSTPPENPWPVPTTQCLEPSEMAPYWKQAVPSNSFSSDVTRLNVNITTGEFLPDPDTIVVWAIDDQNINVNWSRPTVSFVDEGDADYTPEMHVMHLQDEGKWNYYLIQQTGSAPPIPHPIHLHGHDFFVLGQGSTAWDGTATLNFATPPRRDTATVPGGGWLAIAFPSNNPGTWLLHCHIAFHIGEGLGMQFIEEAGKIVKPHGYDETCSSWRAYEKGMYYPKHDSGL, encoded by the exons ATGAAACTCCTCACCAGTCTAGCGGCGATCGTGTCCGTCTCGCAGGCTTTCGTTCTGCCAGCAGAGCGTCTATCGTCCGAATTATCGACCATTGAAGAAAGACAGACCGCCGATCCAGAATGCGTTCACGGCCCACAGACTCGTCGATGCTGGTCTGGCGGGTACAGCGTCGCCACGGACTTCGATCTCAAGCATCCTGAGACTACTGTGACACGATCGTACACCTTGACGATAACAAACTCGACATGCAATCCGGACGGCAACGGAGAGCGTCTTTGTCAATTGATCAATGGTCAATACCCAGGACCAACAA TCACTGCCGACTGGGGtgatctcctctccatcaagATTATCAACAAGCTTGAAGACAATGGAACCGCGATCCACTTCCACGGCGTGCGCCAGCTCAATACCTGCGGTGCGGACGGTGTCCCAGGTATCACGCAATGCCCGATTGCTCCGGGTGCTGAGTTTACCTACTTATTTCGAGCGACACAATTTGGAACGTCTTG GTATCACTCACACTTTTCGAACCAGTATGGTGATGGAGTCGTTGGTGCTATGGTCTTCAACGGTCCAGCTACCAGCAATTACGACGTCGACCTGGGCCCATACTCCCTGACAGACTG GTACTATGCCACGGCATTCGAGACTTCAATGCAGTCCATGATATCTCTCCAAACTCAAGGAGGTCCTCCGAAAGCCAACAACATCCTAATCAACGGAACGAACAAGAACGCGGCTGGAGGCGGAGCTTACAATGAAGTCACAATCACCAAGGGCAAGAAatatcgtcttcgtctcATCAACATGTCTGTCGATCAATACATGCGGGTCTCACTCGACGGCCACAAGATGACAGTCATGACATCCGACTTTGTTCCTATCAAGCCTTATGTGACGGAGACCCTGCTCATTGCTATTGGACAGCGCTACGACGTG ATCATCACCGCCAACCAAACCGCCGGCTCCTACTTCTTCCGCGTCGATCCCGCCGCCGACTGCTTCGCCGCAAACGACCACTTCGGCCGCGCAATCTGGACCTACTCCGACGTCTCACCTTCCACGCCTCCCGAAAATCCCTGGCCTGTACCCACAACCCAATGCCTCGAACCGTCCGAAATGGCGCCCTACTGGAAACAAGCCGTGCCATCcaactccttctcctccgacgTCACCCGTCTGAACGTAAACATCACCACGGGCGAATTCCTTCCGGACCCAGACACGATCGTGGTCTGGGCCATCGACGACCAAAACATCAACGTCAACTGGAGTCGACCGACCGTCTCGTTCGTCGACGAAGGCGACGCGGACTACACGCCCGAAATGCACGTCATGCATCTCCAGGACGAGGGCAAGTGGAATTACTACCTCATCCAGCAGACGGGCTCGGCGCCTCCGATCCCGCATCCGATCCATTTGCATGGGCATGACTTTTTCGTTCTGGGTCAGGGATCTACTGCGTGGGATGGGACGGCGACGCTGAATTTTGCGACGCCGCCGAGGAGGGATACGGCGACGGTACCGGGTGGAGGGTGGTTGGCGATTGCGTTCCCGTCCAATAATCCTG GAACGTGGCTCCTTCACTGCCACATCGCATTCCACATCGGCGAGGGACTAGGCATGCAATTCATCGAGGAGGCCGGAAAGATTGTGA